One genomic segment of Esox lucius isolate fEsoLuc1 chromosome 15, fEsoLuc1.pri, whole genome shotgun sequence includes these proteins:
- the pole2 gene encoding DNA polymerase epsilon subunit 2 yields MEVRKVKTKVSSGFKMRGLILRPDASRYLMEVLESVSDLELDDVIERILDAVEKQPLPSSVIELDVMERAVQDCSQTCDETIDNVFNIIGAFDVPRYIYSTERKKFVPLNMTTHSAPSLCGSARDKAELFRERYTLLQQRTHRHELFTPPVIGAAVEEGRNKFQLKTVDALLGSTAKMGDVIVLGMITQLKEGKFYLEDPSGTVQLNLSKAQFHSGLYTESCFVLAEGWYEDSVFHVNAFGFPPTEPSSTTRAYYGNLNFFGGPSTTSVKASAKLKQLEEENEDAMFVVVSDVWLDSVEVIEKIHLMFSGYAAMPPTCFIFCGNFSSAPYGKTQIKSLKESLKVLADAISEYPTIHSSSRFVFIPGPEDPGPSTILPRPPLADHITEEFRQKVPFSVFTTNPCRIQYCSQEIVVIREDLVNKMCRNCVRLPSGNLDIPNHFVKTVLSQGHLTPLPLYVSPVFWAYDYALRLYPVPDVIIFADKYDPFNISNTDCLCINPGSFPKSGFTFKVYYPSNRTVEDSKLQGL; encoded by the exons ATGGAGGTGCGCAAAGTAAAGACGAAAGTATCATCGGGCTTCAAGATGCGGGGTCTCATCCTTCGACC TGATGCCAGCAGGTACCTGATGGAGGTGTTGGAGTCTGTCAGTGACCTGGAACTGGATGATGTCATCGAGCGGATCCTGGACGCTGTGGAGAAGCAGCcat TGCCCTCCAGTGTGATCGAGTTGGATGTGATGGAGAGAGCTGTGCAGGACTGCAGTCAGACATGTGATGAGACCAT AGATAATGTCTTCAACATCATTGGCGCCTTTGACGTGCCGAGATATATCTACAGTACAGAGAGGAAAAAGTTTGTACC GCTTAACATGACCACTCACTCTGCCCCAAGTCTTTGTGGCTCAGCCAGGGACAAGGCCGAGCTCTTCAGAGAACGCTACACACTTCTTCAACAA CGGACACATCGACACGAGCTCTTCACCCCACCTGTCATTGGGGCTGCTGTGGAAGAAGGCAGAAACAAATTTCAG ctCAAGACGGTTGATGCACTACTGGGTAGTACTGCTAAGATGGGAGATGTCATTGTCTTGGGGATGATCACTCAGCTTAAAGAG GGTAAATTCTATTTGGAAGACCCCAGTGGTACGGTACAGCTGAACCTCTCAAAGGCA CAGTTCCACAGTGGACTTTACACAGAATCCTGCTTTGTTCTGGCAGAag GCTGGTATGAAGACTCCGTCTTCCATGTGAACGCATTTGGTTTCCCACCGACAGAGCCGTCCTCCACCACAAG GGCCTACTACGGCAACTTGAACTTCTTCGGTGGTCCATCCACCACATCTGTGAAGGCCTCGGCCAAGCTGAagcagctggaggaggagaacgaggatGCCATGTTTGTGGTGGTCTCCGATGTGTGGCTGGACAGCGTGGAGGTGATAGAGAAGATCCACCTCATGTTCTCAG GATATGCAGCCATGCCTCCCACCTGCTTCATTTTCTGTGGCAACTTCTCCTCAGCCCCCTatggaaaaacacaaatcaaatcACTTAAAG AGTCGTTGAAGGTTCTCGCAGATGCAATCAGTGAATACCCCACCATCCACAGCAG TAGTCGCTTTGTGTTCATCCCCGGGCCAGAAGACCCTGGTCCCAGTACCATCCTACccag GCCTCCACTGGCAGACCACATTACTGAAGAGTTCAGACAGAAGGTGCCGTTCTCTGTGTTCACTACAAACCCCTGCAG AATCCAGTATTGCAGCCAGGAGATCGTCGTCATCCGAGAAGACCTGGTAAACAAGATGTGCAGGAATTGTGTCCGGCTTCCTAGTGGCAACCTTGACATTCCAAACCAT TTTGTGAAGACCGTCTTATCGCAGGGCCACCTGACCCCACTGCCGCTGTATGTCAGCCCAGTGTTCTGGGCCTATGACTATGCTCTACGACTCTACCCTGTGCCTGATGTCATCATCTTTGCTGATAAATACGACCCCTTTAACATCTCCAACACAGACTGCCTGTGCATCAACCCG GGCTCTTTCCCAAAAAGTGGCTTCACTTTTAAGGTGTATTACCCATCCAACAGGACAGTGGAGGACAG CAAACTCCAAGGTCTATAA
- the LOC105015983 gene encoding kelch domain-containing protein 1 produces the protein MDSATEKHCSELVARERSGHTALVEGNVMYVWGGYVSIADDEVFLPNDEIWLFDLESGVWEMCTMSGEVPSPMSGICGCSMNGDMYIFGGCDDSGQTNQLYCVNLLDGKFTWSKVNHRTGSPPSPRDKLSCWVFNGRLIYFGGYGHKQLDEINNNRSFLMDESSWAEDIYWGWNNEVHMFDPTSARWCEPHTSGHSPEPRAAHASATLGNKGYIYGGRIRECRTSDIHCLDLESWTWSEIVPVSPVPLGRSWHTLTAISDSALFLFGGLSIECKPMSDGWVLDVETQKWREIEHPYMNKPRLWHTACQGKDSDVIVFGGSCDFILLVDKGHCNDALVFQMKPYSLFRICEDYIAKNVKNCKMLQKQLPYMPAKLLPAVQKRITYFQTSSKKCNVNK, from the exons ATGGATTCTGCAACGGAAAAGCACTGTTCAGAGCTTGTTGCCCGCGAGCGAAGCGGTCACACGGCTCTAGTTGAGggaaatgtaatgtatgtatggGGAGGCTACGTG TCAATTGCTGATGATGAAGTTTTCCTACCCAATGATGAAATCTGGTTATTCGACTTAGAAAGTGGTGTATG GGAAATGTGCACGATGTCCGGAGAGGTCCCATCCCCAATGTCAGGCATCTGTGGCTGCTCGATGAATGGGGACATGTACATATTTGGTGGATGTGATGACAGTGGCCAGACCAATCAG CTTTACTGTGTCAACCTCCTGGATGGAAAATTCACTTGGAGCAAAGTGAACCATAGGActggctcccctccctcacccaGAGACAAACTTTCCTGTTGGGTTTTCAATGGCAG GCTTATCTACTTTGGTGGATATGGTCATAAGCAACTTGATGAAATCAATAACAACAGAAGCTTCCTTATGGATGAGTCATCATGG GCCGAGGACATCTATTGGGGATGGAACAATGAAGTCCATATGTTTGACCCAACATCAGCCAGATGGTGTGAACCACATACCAGT GGACATTCTCCTGAGCCCAGAGCAGCCCATGCTAGTGCAACACTTGGCAACAAAGGATACATATATGGGGGCAGAATACGG GAATGTAGGACGAGTGACATTCATTGTCTAGATCTAGAGTCATGGACATGGTCCGAAAT AGTACCAGTTTCCCCTGTTCCATTGGGAAGGTCATGGCATACTCTTACCGCAATATCTGACAGCGCTTTGTTTCTATTTGGAGGACTGAGTATAGAATGCAAACCAATGA GCGATGGCTGGGTATTAGATGTTGAGACGCAGAAATGGAGGGAGATTGAGCATCCGTACATGAACAAACCAAG GTTGTGGCACACTGCCTGCCAGGGGAAAGACTCTGATGTCATTGTGTTTGGGGGAAGTTGTGACTTCATCCTCCTGGTAGACAAA GGCCACTGTAATGATGCTCTTGTTTTCCAGATGAAGCCCTACTCACTCTTTAG gaTATGTGAGGATTACATAGCCAAGAATGTAAAGAACTGCAAGATGCTTCAAAAACAGCTTCCATATATGCCTGCAAAACTACTACCTGCTGTACAGAAGAGAATTACCTATTTCCAGACATCtagcaaaaaatgtaatgttaataaataa
- the dnaaf2 gene encoding protein kintoun produces the protein MEFGSKLKDLNMTPDEIGRFTKAFQNEEFREMLHEYAEEISKPESKKKYEEDIKRLEQERGMDIQFIHPKPYRVLKTSVDGKQKCFINVCSNDMIGKPEFRSVNEDGRVGQNWSLPHSLTPGRQDRDAKGNEYTIYDVVFHPDTLHMAGKHSRFMEMVDSAAVEAVENGGKVKLDRNNVRVLKTKYKGAPHAAVMRKPIPGQHAKEKQSPLDHLSFPYPDGTRSDTVTEQESPKPKPGKIQSDINISLRQQNTSLAKEPTKPHYALKYRSFIDLQDFRCSRDSAQSPRPREVVITIDLPLLRSAKDADLDVTEKRVLLQSTKPAYRLDLPMAYPVDENNGEAKFNKQTKQLIVTLPVLPLKEPTLDGVSGQQLFVHGEEEIRENRGDSLEQLEGTTHVREDIANHTSCGEEDILEEYHSETTSSLHSENKVITLLEEKELSEHSAEEDRQNKLRRVDPHQAGISESRDAGCTDQTEGQPDNETSLQEVESCLRERFDAISSLDSSDQPTVTDNETEETVHVSEHVRRAQALRHDDDEDDRPGGQISQDSDGTPQPSVLRETNRDGEEVVIRDHTTSAGFTFQNPLLYELD, from the exons ATGGAGTTCGGTTCCAAGCTCAAAGACCTAAATATGACGCCAGATGAAATAGGCCGCTTTACCAAAGCTTTTCAGAACGAGGAATTTAGAGAAATGCTGCACGAATATGCAGAAGAAATATCAAAGCCTGAGAGCAAGAAGAAATATGAGGAAGATATCAAGCGTTTAGAGCAAGAGAGAGGCATGGACATTCAGTTTATCCACCCCAAACCTTACCGGGTCTTGAAGACGAGTGTGGACGGTAAGCAAAAGTGTTTCATCAATGTCTGCAGCAATGACATGATTGGTAAACCTGAATTCAGGAGTGTAAACGAGGATGGCAGAGTTGGACAGAATTGGTCACTGCCTCACAGTCTGACACCCGGGAGGCAAGACCGTGATGCCAAGGGGAATGAGTACACGATCTACGATGTCGTTTTCCACCCAGACACTCTTCACATGGCTGGAAAACACAGCAGATTCATGGAAATGGTTGACAGTGCTGCCGTTGAGGCAGTGGAGAATGGAGGCAAAGTGAAGCTGGATAGGAACAATGTAAgagttttgaaaacaaaatacaaaggGGCCCCGCACGCCGCTGTCATGCGCAAGCCCATACCTGGTCAACATgccaaagaaaaacaatcacCTCTTGATCATCTCTCATTCCCGTACCCCGACGGGACACGATCAGACACAGTAACAGAACAGGAGTCCCCTAAACCCAAGCCGGGGAAGATTCAGTCCGACATAAATATCAGCTTGAGACAACAGAACACCAGTTTGGCCAAGGAACCGACAAAACCGCATTATGCTCTAAAATACCGATCGTTCATTGATTTGCAGGACTTCAGGTGTTCCAGAGACTCAGCTCAGAGTCCACGCCCCAGAGAGGTTGTCATCACCATAGATTTGCCTTTGCTCAGGTCTGCTAAGGACGCTGATTTGGATGTGACAGAAAAACGTGTTCTGTTACAGTCAACGAAACCAGCTTACAGGCTAGATCTGCCGATGGCATACCCAGTAGATGAGAACAATGGAGAGGCGAAATTCAACAAACAAACGAAACAGCTCATTGTCACTTTGCCCGTTCTACCTTTGAAGGAGCCCACGCTTGACGGAGTGTCCGGCCAGCAGCTTTTCGTTCATGGGGAAGAGGAGATCCGTGAGAATAGGGGTGACAGCTTAGAACAGTTGGAAGGCACAACACATGTCCGAGAAGATATTGCGAACCACACCAGTTGCGGTGAAGAGGACATCCTAGAAGAGTATCACAGTGAAACAACATCATCTCTGCACTCTGAAAATAAAGTCATCACTCTCCTGGAAGAGAAAGAGTTATCTGAACATTCTGCTGAAGAGGACAGGCAAAACAAGCTGAGAAGGGTTGACCCACACCAAGCTGGCATCTCAGAGTCCCGTGACGCAGGGTGCACTGACCAAACTGAGGGGCAGCCAGACAATGAAACAAGTTTACAGGAG gtGGAATCATGCCTGAGGGAGAGATTTGATGCCATATCCAGTCTTGACAGCAGTGACCAGCCCACAGTTACTGATAACGAGACTGAGGAGACTGTGCACGTGAGCGAGCATGTTCGGCGTGCCCAGGCGCTACGGCATGATGATGACGAGGACGACCGGCCGGGCGGGCAGATCTCTCAGGACAGTGATGGGACACCGCAGCCGTCTGTGCTGAGAGAAACCAACAGGGACGGAGAAGAGGTCGTAATCCGTGATCACACTACGTCTGCTGGTTTCACATTTCAAAACCCTTTACTGTACGAGCTGGATTGA
- the lrr1 gene encoding leucine-rich repeat protein 1, whose translation MKLQCDVEVVNRMLPTYGMKNRGKGVRAVLSIGRHVDKTTHRNTIYLMVCTAKDRAGSKYKLKENIETFFTRFVDEGKATVRLSDPAVDICLSKADANSLKNFLSAARLAHRGNDTDSLPLSTLTPVRARDVEKPKKRLTIVSKKDYPLTSNFPYSLEQLQVSYCKLSRVDMRMLSLKALRRLDLSNNHIKKLPATIGDLGCLTELILHNNHLESFSEALCLSSLQRTLQHLDLSQNRLRALPPQFCRLRELINLKLDDNKLVWLPFRVGHLSKLRFLSAAHNQLALLQGDFRKLTLENLDLFGNPFVPPNPLDHIMQLTFPLTLQEMASRAVADLRIPYGPRLLPAHLCRDLDVAETCDCGRACVNYHIRTAVSMNLHLVSHTVVLVDDMGGTDAPVQRHFCSLSCYSEFLDQCLQRGLR comes from the exons ATGAAGCTTCAGTGCGATGTGGAAGTCGTGAATCGGATGCTTCCCACGTATGGAATGAAAAACCGAGGAAAGGGTGTGAGGGCAGTGTTGTCTATTGGGAGACATGTTGACAAGACTACACACCGTAACACAATTTATTTAATGGTCTGTACAGCTAAGGATAGAGCGGGCTCAAAATATAAG cttaaagaaaacattgaaacattcTTCACTAGATTTGTTGATGAGGGAAAAGCCACTGTGAGACTGAGTGATCCTGCAGTTGACATCTGCCTGAGCAAG GCTGATGCTAACAGCTTAAAGAACTTCCTTTCGGCTGCTCGTTTGGCCCACAGAGGAAATGACACGGACAGCCTACCCCTCTCCACCCTGACACCAGTCCGAGCCAGGGACGTGGAGAAGCCAAAGAAAAGGCTCACTATTGTGTCTAAAAAGGACTATCCATTGACCTCTAATTTCCCCTACTCATTAGAGCAGCTCCAGGTTTCCTACTGCAAGCTCTCACGGGTGGACATGCGAATGCTCTCCCTTAAAGCTCTACGCAGGTTAGACCTCAGCAACAACCACATCAAAAAACTCCCTGCCACAATAGGTGACCTAGGCTGTCTGACTGAGCTCATTCTCCACAACAACCACTTGGAGAGCTTTAGCGAAGCTCTCTGCCTTTCCAGCCTCCAGCGAACGCTCCAACACCTCGACCTGAGTCAGAACCGCCTGCGAGCTCTGCCGCCTCAGTTCTGCCGGCTGAGGGAGCTGATCAACCTCAAGCTGGACGACAACAAGCTGGTGTGGCTGCCCTTTCGCGTCGGTCACCTTTCCAAGCTGCGTTTTTTGTCGGCCGCCCACAATCAGCTGGCTCTGTTACAAGGGGACTTCCGAAAATTAACCCTGGAGAATCTGGACCTGTTTGGTAACCCGTTCGTCCCTCCCAACCCTCTGGACCACATCATGCAGCTCACGTTTCCCCTCACTCTGCAGGAGATGGCATCCAGGGCTGTGGCTGACCTCAG GATCCCTTATGGGCCTCGTCTCCTCCCCGCCCACCTGTGCCGGGACCTGGACGTTGCCGAGACCTGCGACTGTGGCCGCGCCTGCGTTAACTACCACATCAGGACAGCGGTCAGCATGAACCTGCATCTGGTCTCCCACACAGTGGTGCTGGTGGACGACATGGGGGGCACTGACGCGCCAGTCCAGCGCCACTTCTGCTCCTTGTCCTGTTACTCAGAGTTCCTCGACCAGTGTCTTCAGCGAGGCCTGAGATGA